The Mixophyes fleayi isolate aMixFle1 chromosome 9, aMixFle1.hap1, whole genome shotgun sequence DNA window GAAACTAAaacaaagaaatacaaataaaaaaaatgctaggTATATGAAACCATGACTTTATGGCTATGTGCTCTCATACACTCACCTGGAAGAGTTTCTTGCATTCAGTGATCATGTGGAGCAATCCTTGTGTAGCAGCCAGGTTTTCACTGAGGTCCTTATGATCTGGTTTTCCAGATGCTCCTCTCTTCTGCATGATCCTGCAGGAAAAACCAGAATAATTATCTTGTAGCTGCTGTATTATTCTAACTCAGTGGTTCTTAACCTTTTTCGTGATTGGCTCCCCATTAAATCTCAAAATACGTTCTCGCACCCCCTTGAAAAATGTGTTCCAAATATTTTGTAAAAGGAAATTGCATTTATtgcaaatcaatttatttattgaaaaaacacaattttttttatttaacttttattaaaataaaaataaagtttcatAATAAAGTCTATCATTTTATATTACAAACATAAAAGTTAAAAACCTATCATTACCTCACACCCCTAGACATGCTCTCTCACATGCCTGGTTAAGAACCGCTGGTCTAGCGGGTCATGTGACAAGGAGAGGTAATTTTAAGCAGCATTTTGAAAGTCACACCACTTCTGTTGGTAGTGAAAATTGTCGGATCTGACTTGGCAATGCATCTTAGGTAAAGGAAGTATATCAGGGAGTTGGCAGCATAGACCATGGCAGCATAgaccactaacacacacacacacacaatacaattttGATATTTTCCAAATACTTAATGTTAGGGGCATTGGACAACAATGCTATTAAATAGTCTAAACGTTACCACGTTAACCAATTAACCTAATGATTGCACTCCACACTAAGCATCTTCTATAGCAGATGAAAAACAGAGCTTACCGAGGTGAAGTGGTCTCTTTCTTGGAGATGTTGAGATGGAAAACAGAAGGCGCCAGACACACAGCCAGGTTCCCAGGAGTCATCTGGTTCTCTTGAGCAGAGGAGATGTCACTCAGGAAATACAGTAATGTTTGCAAAACTTCTCTATTCTCATCTGGCATCAGTAGGATTGCGGCCTGCACAGCGCGCAGCCTATGATCCTTGGGTACATCTAAAAAGGGGGCACAAAGAAGAAGTTAATTTAAAAGTAAAGGCtcttagggggaaattcaattggccgcgttacgttCACGAGTAAATGCTgcccgcacactattactgttagtatggtaaATTCagcactgatttttgcttgcagctctttTGTGCATATctcagagctgcgagcagaaatctgcgttaaaattaccgtactaacagtaatagtgtATGGGCTGTGTTACTCTCATGAGTAACTAGGTCAACTGAATTCCACCCTTAAATGTGTTATGTTTTCATGTATACTAAATATTCTACCATTTACCcattaaactaaaaaataaattaaataaatctctTGTGGCATAAACTAATCTTTCAGTTAAAAAAGCATTTTCCTTTCATATAATTCAAGAACATTGTTTGTGTCCATTCTTCCTAAATAAAATAGGACTGATCATTACTCACCATTAATCAACATCCTCCCTGTATGTAATTAGATTACGGAAAATAATTGGCCATCTACTTAAATTTCAAACATGTTCAGACAATTTACAGTAATGTGGCCAAAAAACATGTCAACATGACGTCTAAATGTGAGACTGCATAGGTGCAGAGGGAACACACTTGAGAAAATACATTAATTAGTATGTCTACTTGTGGCTAGTAACAATTACTGATGTCGTCAAAAGTGAGACATAGATCAGTAAGTTAgataatgtaaaatgtatacattaaatGTACAATGAATAAGAAGAGCTAGATAACACATATAACATCCTCACAAATCATACAAGACTATCAAGGCTACTATGGAAGTTCTGCAAGAGAAGACAACTCTGCTTTATGCAGCTGCAAGGTTCCTTTGTCCCCATATAGGTTATATCACAATGTATCGAACTATTAAAGGCAACTTTGTGTAACATGTATACATCATATTCATTTGCAGTAGGAGGATATGCTCACACTGGTAAATTTGCAGGAAAGTGTCAGTCAGTTTGCTGGTGAAGACTGGCTCTGGTAGGTCCCTAAAATACTGCTTCAGCAGATCAGCCACGTCATACGCCGACTGCCCTACATAGCTGACATTATCAGGTGAGGACTCATTCATCTGCCGCAGAACCTGGATTCGAGACTTTACCCCGGACTTCCTGAAGATTCCCACCTGGAACACAAACATGGTGTTGTAAACAAAGTGATGGGTTAGTAATGGGGCAGCAAGTTCTCAGGAAACATAAATCACTTTGGTAGTGAATAAGACAAAGTTTGCCAGATAATTTATTTGTGTCTGGAATGGGCAATGTGAGTAAATAAGAGAAACCAGTATGCATTCTCTTGTACATAACACttgtaacaaatacattttggcaaGGAAGGAGGGAATCAGTGTTACTGACATGAACAGGAGGTTGCTACATGTGTGAAATGCTGTGTTCGCAAGACAAACACTAGCCCTGGTGCTCAAATACCTGGTCTAAACACTGGCTGCGGATATAGCGCATAGCTTGCTGGATACTCTGCGGAAGTGGCTGACCCGTCCTTTGCACGTTTATTATTGGAGGTACTCCAAACACAGCTCTTCCTTTGTAGTCTGGGACTTTACTTCTTTTCATAAACTTGGGGACAGTCCTACCAGCAATACAATAAAGAGGCTGTTAGTACAAAAGGCTTGATAACATGTAAgtcataaacattaaaaaaacaagcagCAAAATCTGAATTGAATAGATATTAAGTACTCTATTATAGTACTTCATGTCATGGGGCAGGGACAGAGTGCTTTACTAATCAAGTGTTTCATTTCCATCAGTAAAGTGGAATCAAGCGAATTTCTGTCCACTAGAGGGAAGCAAAAGACAATGGTTTCAAGAAATCTGAACACATAGCTGCTACATATTGTGCATAACTTGTAACTAAATGCCACTTTGTTTTTTGTCTTTACACAAAAGTATTCACTTTAAATAATCTGGTCTACGCAGACAGCCTTGTAGATAAAATATTTAGATGTCAATTTAAATTCCAGATATGTGAAACTTCAGCTTCAGATTTACAGGAATTCAATTATTTTAGTAGAAAAGGCATGCAATGAAAAATATAATTCTGTTTGAATTTAACCATCTACTAAGGAAAACGTATTactaaaataccaaaacttcacaGGGCATAAAGTGACCAGCACTATATACGTAAACAATTTTTGACTCTCTTAACCTTTGATGGGGCTTCAAAAACCGATTGGAAATTTGAGATTGCAAATTGGAAATTTACATGTTAAAGATTTTACAAAGTAAATATGGTTGACTGCTTTTATCCAACTTCAAATGTATCAATGTGATCAGTAGCTCAGAGGATAACTTCTCACTGATAATCAGTTCACAATAGTCACTAGATATTAGAGAATATTCAACAGCAGCTAACACAACATTAACTATTTGTTAGCTTAATCTACAGAATATTTCTTAAATTTGTACCAACTGGTGTTGAGTCTTTAGAAAAGTACAGTCCTCCAACATTTTGAGAAATCATTACAATATTCTTGATAAATAGAGATTGACAGGGGGAAGGCTGCTGGACCATGGGAGACGTGCATTCATTGAAATTGTTACAAATAAAGTAGATTTGTGCGTCATTATGGGAACCTGATTTTTTGGTTTTGTACAGCAATGCTTTGGGTATATGAAAAATTCAGTATAAAAAACTGCTCTATTAtaagtatataaaacaaaacactggTTCGCACTGGATAAACAGAAAGCAAGAGGACTTTCTTGTACACAGATTTTTGTCTGTAATTTGGAGACCACTATAGTTCTGTATTATACAGTTGACTGGTACCAGGACCCCAAGTGCATCTACCTGTCGCTGTGATTGGTTACTACAACAGCAGTTCTAATGAATCACACTTTCATGTCTACTGCTGAATGGAGTTCATGTGCAGTTGTGGTCACAAGTAGGCGAAAATGCAGATTAAGGCGACCAAATTCATGCTGTTCTATTTTACATACAATTATTAGTCTGTTTATGACATCATATGAAAGAACATTTGACATCGAAAAAAACAATAGTGTATCCACTGTTCACATAGAGTATTAAATCTCTTCAGTGGAAGAGTTTGGGAAAGGCAGGGAAAAAAAGTATTTGTCTTCTAATAAGAAATACTGTAAAGCCATACTCACCATGCCCACCCCTGCTTGCTGGGCACAGAGTATTTCTCCATGATGGCAGTGAGTCTAAGTAGGGATAACTTCTGCAGAAGGTTGAGTTGTGCTGCCGATTGCCTGTTAATCTCCAGGGATGCTGAGCTGAGGCTTGGCCGATGCGAGTTCTGGAAGCTGTGCCAGCGCAACTTCCTGCTGGGGAGAGAGTGTCAGTGACTAAGGAATTTTACATTTTAACCCTGTTAATACATAATATAAGCTTGTGCTTAATTTTTCACATTTAGTTCCAACTTAAACAGTAACTCTCACAAAACTACATATTAAACCAGATATCTGTACAACATGAAAATAAGCATGTTCCATTTATAGTATTACAGCCATAAAGATGCCTCTAAATTCATGTTCTTACATACTGACATAAAGCAAGCTATTATCTTGGCAGGTATCAAGATTTATGAAATAGTAATTAGATTCAATACCCCATGTACTGCCTGGTGCATGCTGACTGTGCTCGCAAGAAACATTCTCTGACATCCTCAAACTTTCAGCTTTCAGTACATTGGATCTGAATTACAACACAAGATTAGCTTCACAATAATCAGCAGGCAATTCAAAGCTGAATTTCCAGGTAATGGTTAGAAGTTACTAACTTATTCCTTCGCCTCCCTACAGGCACCGGGGCCCATCCAGCCGGTTATCCCAGGGCTGcgatgttgctttattatagaaatggCAGAACATTAAAGTTAGCCATTATAAAATGGCTGCAGGAGGGGGGCATATGCAGGTGAACCTATCAGAAGCAGCAATCCCCTTATTGGGGCTTCTGATAGGCCCTGCTGTTTACACCCATTCCACAGCGTCGCACAGCCTTGGTTTGTGGTCGAGCTGTGAGGAAACTCATGGGAAAAATGTCTGCATGGAGCCCCCCACAGGGCTTATCAGAGGAGCAGGTTAGTAACATCTAAAGTTAGATGGCAAAGCGGCTTTAAATAATGCGTGAGGCATTTAAGACAAAGTGAGGTGCACAGattttagctgttttttttataaagaatatTAAGCATGTTAAATGGGagctttaattatttatatatatatatatatatatatatatatatatatatatatatatatatatctatcttgtgAACAACTTTCATTTGAGCTATAGTTTGTTTCTATAGTAACAGATGTTGACAGGGAAGTTCAGCTATTTACAAAGTAGAATGTATGGTTACAGATGTCACTGAGGGGGTTCGTTATTCGCAATCTATGTCAAATAGCAGCAACAGATATTTTCTACATTTTCAATCTGCAATTTCAGACAGTGGTGCTATTTCAAGTATGAAGAGTTGTAACAATAAGTTGCACTACCAAGCAAAGTTATTTTAATTAGGCAATATTTTCAAGTGGAAATAGTATTTCAGAACTGTACAGTGGTAGTAAGCATTTAGTCACTCTGCACTATTAATGTCAGATTTTTTAGAACTGCAAGACAGGTAGAAAACACTTTCAATTGGGCTGTACAAGAAAAGATTTtggaaaatcataaaaaaaaataaaaaaaataagacagaaACTATCCGATCTCTACAAATTCTATGAATATATTTTGAAATTACTTAATAGACTTTAAACATCAAGAGATTAAAAAAGGAAGACCTGTACTGGTAAATGTAGCCAGTGGCTAATTTTGTAGCCATTATATTATGTATCTATATAGCCATTAAATTATGTATCTATATCTAGTACACATACCTTGACAGAACTTCCCTCAACTTGCTTCCTCATAACACTCTACCCCTGTTACATGCAGCTCCTTCCTCACTAAAACAACCACATACGTAGACAGGTCTTTGCCTTCCCAAAGATCAGCACACTTTCTTTTATCCCTGCTGAATTGAAAACGGAGGACATACAGCCAGTAGTAGTTGTCAATAACAGAAAGGTGCTATGACTCTAGGCAAATGCACCTTAAAATGAATGGCAAAAGAGTTTATTGTACAAGTAAGAGccgagtgttttttttatatatgtataaatggatAAGAGTGAGATAGCTTAACACATAGCAGCAACCAAGGAATAATGCTAGATCATTAACTAAAGTGAAACCAAATCCAGTGTTTGGAGTACCTAGCAATGTTTATGGAAAAAAGTATGAACAGGTGTGTGATGTTTTCGCACAAATGTTTTCAGTCATATTTACAATATGTCCTACTAGAAAGTATTTGCCAAAATAACTAACCATATAACAATTGTTCCTATGAAGATGATATCTATCAACTCCCTGAGAAGATTTCCCCACCATGAATGGAATCTTAACTCCACAGCAGTACAACAACATTGGGGATCAGAATCTGACAAAATGTACATCACAAACATCCCCTTTTAAAGCATCCATCCATTACGTATTTCTTGGGTAGACCTGTGACCTTTATCCCCCATACTCAAAACCTCCACTCGTATCAAACACCAGCACTGGTCAGGGTAGCCAATTTCCCTGCAAGATAGAGTCATTCTCTACTGGGGTATCTGTACTTTGTTTGATTGCTGCCTTAGGTGGGCTGTAAACTATGTTCCAACAGATGACGATATTTGTAAGTGTGATATGCACAGCATGGCTGAATAGATGTGCGACATCAAAAAGTTACTGATATTTGTTTTTGACCCACCTGCATGGCCTAGTTAAGGATGCCCCAACTCCTGAAtcccttctctctctcatttctgcCTCTTCTGTCTCATTGAGAGAATTGCCAGTGCTGTCAAAGTCACTGGCTGAAGTTCCCACATCAGATATTGATCGCTCCTCATAAGCAAGGTGACCCATTTTTTCACCTACAAAGTCTGTCTCTTCCTCATCAAGTTCTGGACACACTGTCCGTGACCACaactccaccatcctttgcagacCCTTAACATGATTGAGTACATCATCTAGGTGGCCAAAAAGGTCACTGCTGCCTCCGAGTTCCAAGAGATCCCCACTACCTGCCAGCGAGGCAGGTACATTGTCATAAATGCTTGAACGGCTTCCTATAGAACTATATGATCCTCTTCTTTGTTTCCCCCCTAATCCATGAGAGTCCATACTGCTACATACCGAGTGTCCTAGAGATTTACTGCCCATCTTCCAGCTCTCCAAAGGTACATGCGTTGCTGGGCACAAACTCTCAATGGAAAGAGATCTTGGAAAAGTGCCAGGCTTGTGGTCCATCGGTATGCATACAAGACGATCTGACTTTTGTGACAGTCTGTGATGCATATCATCCTTTTGCTCTATATCCAGGTCTTCCAAATAAACCCCCCTACAATGACCATCCAAATGTGGCTTCCTGATACTACCACTAGATGCACATTTAGTCCAATAGCCAGGATGAAGGAAATCTTTATCAAATGCAGGAAtgtccccatcatcatcacaatGGTTTGTGAAATCTAGCTCATCTCTCCCAGTATGCTCCAAATTCTTAGAATCCAATATTGCTAGGTCCTTTTTATCTTTATCCTTTTCCCTCTTGCGTAAAGATTCCATCCTTTTTAAAAAGCCCTTCGTCTTCCTTTTCTTCAATTTTTCTTTCAATCCTCGTCGGTGAGACGCTAGAGACTGGTCACTGAGACTCCTGCAGGACTTGGTGGCAGCTGGTGAACAAGACAAGGAGGTCAGTTCTGAAGGGGGAGTAACAACTATATCCATGACTCCACAGCTGCTTATTGCACTCTGCAGAGAGGTGGCCTCTAGGTCTGTGCTGAGGTCTGTCAAGATACTATCCCTACTGGACGTGCTCTTCATGGTCGGTGGCCCATCAAACTTTGGCGAAAGAAGTTCAACAGAATCCAGACGAGACCAGCGCCCCTGGTCTCTCTGGAATGCCCAGCGATCACTGATAGcacactgatcatcatcatcagagtcTTCATGCTACAGGTGGGGAAAAGGGTAAGTTGTATTTAgtcaacatataaatattataaatagttaGCCAGGAAAAATAAAGCCCAGAATGGCAATTCATGGCAAATATCTATTAATTAGAACATTTCACGAAATTGGTATACAAAAGGGTTGGTTTGCTGCatttaaacatttctttattAGATGGTTTTGCATATAGGGGCACAGTTGAAGACTGAAAACATTTTCAGATTGGAGAAATTTATTACAGATCATATATTCTAgcgaaaataaatacatacatcatTTCTCTATCATTCCCTGTTATGTTCCAAAAGATCTACTTCACACATGTAATATGCTAAATGTTAGAATGTCTGCAATAAGTGGCTCTACACTATACTACTATATTAATTTTCATTAGATGCCACTGTAGtttgaacaaaacaaaatatatacaatcctTGACATTAGCTATTGCATTACAAAACATCTGCATGTCAAAGATTTCTATCTATGAATTTGGATTCTAGTAAAACAATGGCAATTGGCAGAGGATTGTATGTGTTCACACAGGTCCCACTGAAAGGCCTCTCATTTTACTATGCTTTTATTACATGTTTCTGGAGACATTTCACTATGTTTGTACAAAGTCCTTTGAAAGCTCACCTGTTTTCGGTGGTAATTAACGTCCAGCTTCATAGAAGCACATGAATTAAGTGTCATTAGCCgcctgcaaataaaaaaaaaaaacgtaagtGCATATTTTCTGTGAATTTAAATTCTGTTGCTCAAGGGTAAGTGAAGGTCAGGTTGTAAATATTCCATGCTACAAACTCTCTTGTTTATAAAACTGGCTTGAAGCCTTTCTGTATCTGCCTGAACCGCACCTAACAGATGATTGGTTTAACTGCTGCACGTTAGATAGGATACTGGCTATTCACCCTTTCCAAACGGTTACATTCTTAGTTTTATCAGGGGTTAAATCTGTTAGAAGAACTTGTGCTGACATTTACCAGCTCTTAGGATTTCTCCCAACATTGCTAGCCCTTTTAACAAGCTATAATTTGGCAATCTCACTGCCACAGACCATTTTATATTCCTTGGCACTGGAAAGGGTTAAGCTAGAATTCCACCCTGAAAGGAAATCCCCTTTCCAAGATCCAAAACAGTTTTCTAAATGTCCCCGTATCCAACAACTTTATCGGGATGTCAGCCTGAAGACTTTTTAGTCAAATCAGATCTTCAGGAATATTACATTGAATGAGCAATTTAAATGAGGTCTTTAAAAAAAGGTGCATTATCTACCTGTGCATCATGTCTAAaaaaagccatttttttttagaacaataaAAGACTGAAAAAGAAAATAGGGGAAAGTGTCACATGAATGAACAGTAACAGTTAAGAATACTAAAGAGTTGGTTATTTCTCTGAAAAATGAATGTGGTAAAATGAAGTGAGTAAAATTCTTATATTCATTAAAAACAGATTGGAGTGGGATAGCCTGAAAGTACAGTCATGCCGAATCACCACCACACACATTTACAGTTCAACTAGGGCTCTCTTCCAGACTGCTGATCCTATGAATTTGCCCAAGCATACAAACCTCCACAGAGGGATCACTATCACTTCCCTTACAACAGCACTTATATTTCCAAAAAGCTATAATTTTGGCCTTAATGTTTGCATGCCGATTATAGGTCAGAGTTATCTGGGGGAAGGGTGTTGGAACAGTAGTTTTACTGCTCTAGAGATATTGAATCTCATGACTTGGTGGGAGGTCGACTATGCACCACTTGCTTCCAACTGACCTTTGGCGATGACCAATTAGAAGATGGCAGTGCGACCCTCACGTTAGGTCAAATTATATTAGTAAGACATGGACAGTTATACTACAGGTTTTTGCCATTATATTTTCACTAGGCTGTGTTGGCCACCCTCTATAGAAGAACACCCATCCTCACCTCTAGTCAAGAAAGAGCAAAATAATGTGTGTCAGCACTACCACCAGAGAGACAACTAGTTGGATTGGGAACAGGAGGTGGCAGCCTCAGTGTGGTGAGTACATGTCTCATTACTGGACACGACTACAGCCATGCCATCATTCAGAAATGAAGGGCTTTAGTGgtggcaatataaataaataccacGGTACATCCAGTAACATTATTGCCCTGGAGTGTTTAATTTGATTGCAGACCTGTGACCCAAATCTCTTGGGAACAGTTGGGTCACATGCAGTGTTTCCACTTAAAAGGTTTCTTCCCCTGTTGTTCCTGGTTACCTGAAGTGTTTCAATTACATGTTTATCCCCACCCCACTGGTTTTATCTAATTTTTCCTGGTTTTCCAGGAAAAACCAAGTCAAGACCAGGAGATCTAGCAGGTTGCCCACCACCGGCCCACGACAACTGA harbors:
- the STARD8 gene encoding stAR-related lipid transfer protein 8 isoform X5 produces the protein MTLNSCASMKLDVNYHRKQHEDSDDDDQCAISDRWAFQRDQGRWSRLDSVELLSPKFDGPPTMKSTSSRDSILTDLSTDLEATSLQSAISSCGVMDIVVTPPSELTSLSCSPAATKSCRSLSDQSLASHRRGLKEKLKKRKTKGFLKRMESLRKREKDKDKKDLAILDSKNLEHTGRDELDFTNHCDDDGDIPAFDKDFLHPGYWTKCASSGSIRKPHLDGHCRGVYLEDLDIEQKDDMHHRLSQKSDRLVCIPMDHKPGTFPRSLSIESLCPATHVPLESWKMGSKSLGHSVCSSMDSHGLGGKQRRGSYSSIGSRSSIYDNVPASLAGSGDLLELGGSSDLFGHLDDVLNHVKGLQRMVELWSRTVCPELDEEETDFVGEKMGHLAYEERSISDVGTSASDFDSTGNSLNETEEAEMRERRDSGVGASLTRPCSRKLRWHSFQNSHRPSLSSASLEINRQSAAQLNLLQKLSLLRLTAIMEKYSVPSKQGWAWTVPKFMKRSKVPDYKGRAVFGVPPIINVQRTGQPLPQSIQQAMRYIRSQCLDQVGIFRKSGVKSRIQVLRQMNESSPDNVSYVGQSAYDVADLLKQYFRDLPEPVFTSKLTDTFLQIYQYVPKDHRLRAVQAAILLMPDENREVLQTLLYFLSDISSAQENQMTPGNLAVCLAPSVFHLNISKKETTSPRIMQKRGASGKPDHKDLSENLAATQGLLHMITECKKLFQIPHDMMLQSRNSYVAADAQPLSLEDLCAGSVGEARDFSPLLDNTIQDFLQESSERFKGWITMPGPENTELSCKKVGDGNPLRLWKVSTEVEAPPSSLLHRVLRERHLWDEDLLQSKVVETLEQNTELFHYVTDSMAPHPRRQFLVLRKWRMDLPRGGCVLVSTSIDHTTDQPDEGVHAVILSSQYLMEPCGMGRSKLTYICRADLRGRSPDWYNKVFKHFCAMEVVRIRNSFPPLSPGGPETKL
- the STARD8 gene encoding stAR-related lipid transfer protein 8 isoform X3: MPLLDLFRACFKRAKLFASQKDRKTEDVEAKKACDWLRAAGFPQYAQLYEDSQFPVDIACVKRDHNFLDQDSLKSLCRRLMTLNSCASMKLDVNYHRKQHEDSDDDDQCAISDRWAFQRDQGRWSRLDSVELLSPKFDGPPTMKSTSSRDSILTDLSTDLEATSLQSAISSCGVMDIVVTPPSELTSLSCSPAATKSCRSLSDQSLASHRRGLKEKLKKRKTKGFLKRMESLRKREKDKDKKDLAILDSKNLEHTGRDELDFTNHCDDDGDIPAFDKDFLHPGYWTKCASSGSIRKPHLDGHCRGVYLEDLDIEQKDDMHHRLSQKSDRLVCIPMDHKPGTFPRSLSIESLCPATHVPLESWKMGSKSLGHSVCSSMDSHGLGGKQRRGSYSSIGSRSSIYDNVPASLAGSGDLLELGGSSDLFGHLDDVLNHVKGLQRMVELWSRTVCPELDEEETDFVGEKMGHLAYEERSISDVGTSASDFDSTGNSLNETEEAEMRERRDSGVGASLTRPCSRKLRWHSFQNSHRPSLSSASLEINRQSAAQLNLLQKLSLLRLTAIMEKYSVPSKQGWAWTVPKFMKRSKVPDYKGRAVFGVPPIINVQRTGQPLPQSIQQAMRYIRSQCLDQVGIFRKSGVKSRIQVLRQMNESSPDNVSYVGQSAYDVADLLKQYFRDLPEPVFTSKLTDTFLQIYQYVPKDHRLRAVQAAILLMPDENREVLQTLLYFLSDISSAQENQMTPGNLAVCLAPSVFHLNISKKETTSPRIMQKRGASGKPDHKDLSENLAATQGLLHMITECKKLFQIPHDMMLQSRNSYVAADAQPLSLEDLCAGSVGEARDFSPLLDNTIQDFLQESSERFKGWITMPGPENTELSCKKVGDGNPLRLWKVSTEVEAPPSSLLHRVLRERHLWDEDLLQSKVVETLEQNTELFHYVTDSMAPHPRRQFLVLRKWRMDLPRGGCVLVSTSIDHTTDQPDEGVHAVILSSQYLMEPCGMGRSKLTYICRADLRGRSPDWYNKVFKHFCAMEVVRIRNSFPPLSPGGPETKL
- the STARD8 gene encoding stAR-related lipid transfer protein 8 isoform X4, whose amino-acid sequence is MNRIRTKRSKNDVEAKKACDWLRAAGFPQYAQLYEDSQFPVDIACVKRDHNFLDQDSLKSLCRRLMTLNSCASMKLDVNYHRKQHEDSDDDDQCAISDRWAFQRDQGRWSRLDSVELLSPKFDGPPTMKSTSSRDSILTDLSTDLEATSLQSAISSCGVMDIVVTPPSELTSLSCSPAATKSCRSLSDQSLASHRRGLKEKLKKRKTKGFLKRMESLRKREKDKDKKDLAILDSKNLEHTGRDELDFTNHCDDDGDIPAFDKDFLHPGYWTKCASSGSIRKPHLDGHCRGVYLEDLDIEQKDDMHHRLSQKSDRLVCIPMDHKPGTFPRSLSIESLCPATHVPLESWKMGSKSLGHSVCSSMDSHGLGGKQRRGSYSSIGSRSSIYDNVPASLAGSGDLLELGGSSDLFGHLDDVLNHVKGLQRMVELWSRTVCPELDEEETDFVGEKMGHLAYEERSISDVGTSASDFDSTGNSLNETEEAEMRERRDSGVGASLTRPCSRKLRWHSFQNSHRPSLSSASLEINRQSAAQLNLLQKLSLLRLTAIMEKYSVPSKQGWAWTVPKFMKRSKVPDYKGRAVFGVPPIINVQRTGQPLPQSIQQAMRYIRSQCLDQVGIFRKSGVKSRIQVLRQMNESSPDNVSYVGQSAYDVADLLKQYFRDLPEPVFTSKLTDTFLQIYQYVPKDHRLRAVQAAILLMPDENREVLQTLLYFLSDISSAQENQMTPGNLAVCLAPSVFHLNISKKETTSPRIMQKRGASGKPDHKDLSENLAATQGLLHMITECKKLFQIPHDMMLQSRNSYVAADAQPLSLEDLCAGSVGEARDFSPLLDNTIQDFLQESSERFKGWITMPGPENTELSCKKVGDGNPLRLWKVSTEVEAPPSSLLHRVLRERHLWDEDLLQSKVVETLEQNTELFHYVTDSMAPHPRRQFLVLRKWRMDLPRGGCVLVSTSIDHTTDQPDEGVHAVILSSQYLMEPCGMGRSKLTYICRADLRGRSPDWYNKVFKHFCAMEVVRIRNSFPPLSPGGPETKL
- the STARD8 gene encoding stAR-related lipid transfer protein 8 isoform X2, with protein sequence MAQMTETGTQERHFLFKDKASKTWRRLRNRFSVHLDPDVEAKKACDWLRAAGFPQYAQLYEDSQFPVDIACVKRDHNFLDQDSLKSLCRRLMTLNSCASMKLDVNYHRKQHEDSDDDDQCAISDRWAFQRDQGRWSRLDSVELLSPKFDGPPTMKSTSSRDSILTDLSTDLEATSLQSAISSCGVMDIVVTPPSELTSLSCSPAATKSCRSLSDQSLASHRRGLKEKLKKRKTKGFLKRMESLRKREKDKDKKDLAILDSKNLEHTGRDELDFTNHCDDDGDIPAFDKDFLHPGYWTKCASSGSIRKPHLDGHCRGVYLEDLDIEQKDDMHHRLSQKSDRLVCIPMDHKPGTFPRSLSIESLCPATHVPLESWKMGSKSLGHSVCSSMDSHGLGGKQRRGSYSSIGSRSSIYDNVPASLAGSGDLLELGGSSDLFGHLDDVLNHVKGLQRMVELWSRTVCPELDEEETDFVGEKMGHLAYEERSISDVGTSASDFDSTGNSLNETEEAEMRERRDSGVGASLTRPCRKLRWHSFQNSHRPSLSSASLEINRQSAAQLNLLQKLSLLRLTAIMEKYSVPSKQGWAWTVPKFMKRSKVPDYKGRAVFGVPPIINVQRTGQPLPQSIQQAMRYIRSQCLDQVGIFRKSGVKSRIQVLRQMNESSPDNVSYVGQSAYDVADLLKQYFRDLPEPVFTSKLTDTFLQIYQYVPKDHRLRAVQAAILLMPDENREVLQTLLYFLSDISSAQENQMTPGNLAVCLAPSVFHLNISKKETTSPRIMQKRGASGKPDHKDLSENLAATQGLLHMITECKKLFQIPHDMMLQSRNSYVAADAQPLSLEDLCAGSVGEARDFSPLLDNTIQDFLQESSERFKGWITMPGPENTELSCKKVGDGNPLRLWKVSTEVEAPPSSLLHRVLRERHLWDEDLLQSKVVETLEQNTELFHYVTDSMAPHPRRQFLVLRKWRMDLPRGGCVLVSTSIDHTTDQPDEGVHAVILSSQYLMEPCGMGRSKLTYICRADLRGRSPDWYNKVFKHFCAMEVVRIRNSFPPLSPGGPETKL